A segment of the Bos taurus isolate L1 Dominette 01449 registration number 42190680 breed Hereford chromosome 19, ARS-UCD2.0, whole genome shotgun sequence genome:
agtgtttaaaaatattgagaagCTAAGTCCTTTCGACACTCTTTTATGCAAATTAAAGTGCCGGCCTTGATTCCTCACCACCACCGCCCCCAGCTCTCCCCACCCACAGGCTTTCTCTAAGACACAGTCACCCCATGGGCTGGTCCTGGACACGCAGCCGCACCCGGCCCTGCCGAGATCCTCCCAGACCTCACGTCTTTTGTTCTCAGCTTCAGTTTATGAAGCAGAGTGAGAGCCCAGGAGTGTGCAGAGCAGCCTCTGAAGGAAATTCGGGAGATTAAGcttggggggtgggcagggacagGAGGACCCTGGGGAAGAAATCTAGAGGCCCCTTCTACAGGTTAAAGGCTGGGCTGCGTTCCTCCCAGAATCCAATCATTTCTAAAATTAGGCACCACTCACTCTGGTTTCCTCTTGCCAGGAGGGCTGCTAAGCTTTTCTGCCTTCTGGTAAGGCCAGAACAGGCAGGGATGGGCTACTACCCGAGGTGGGCAGTGGAAGGCGAAACCACATGAGGACAACTGCTTACTCACAGGCTCATCACATCTTAATATCATTCAAATCAACATAAACACAACACTTATGTTTGTATGCTGGCCAACACAAACACTACTCAGAAAGCTGACTTTTCATTTGTGAATTTAGAAGCGGGCGGGGGGTTCCCTGGGAGGGGATGTCGCATTTTTACTTGTTCTTCACTTTTAAATATTCCCTCGTAGAACAGAACACTGTGATTAAATAGGACAGATAGACTGAATGTTACAATCACACTCGCCTTGCTCTCAGTGAGCACAAGTGTGAATGTCACAGGCACGCGTGAGCCCAGGCTTTCTCAGGTCGCATTGGAGCTCAGCACTTGGTCCAGGTAACAGGACTCGTCCAGAAACCCCAGGCACACAGACGGGGGCGGGATCTCAATAGTCACTCGGTCAGCTGGGTGCACAACCTTCCTGACACATGAGGCCTCAGATCACAGGTTAAAGGTTCCCAAAACCCAAAGAGTTACAGGTATTCTGTGAAACGCCACTAAACCCTCCTGCAACCACACTTCCCCTACGGTAACAGAAAGCACTGTGGGGGTGGCACCTGGGGCATCGTAGAGGGGCGGCTGATGCCCGTCTCATACCTGCCCCTCCTTCAGCAGTTACATCACCTGGGGGGGCCTTTGCTTCTCCTCCTCCATGAGCCAGGGAGCTCAGGCTGGTTCTTCATTAGCCTGTTAGCCAACATCCTGACACTAAAGCTCTGCTCCTCCATTTCAGCTCCTGGTCCCCAAATGAGCAAGACTTCCCTGGTCACACCCACAGCCCGTGAAGCCGGCTTCAAGTAGAAGCGCTcagaaaggaaagcaaaggagaaacggTGACCTGCTTCCTTAAAAACAAGGCTGAACTACACAGGAGCCAGCAGGGCTCAGACGCCAAATCACAGAAGGAAAATGAGCCTTCTCAAAGAGCGAAAACCAAAAAAGCCACATTACATCCCCAGGCCCCCAGGAAAGCCGTTCAAGTACAAGTGTTTCCAGTGTCCCTTTACTTGCAATGAAAAGTCACATCTTTTCAACCACATGAAATACGGTCTTTGTAAAAACTCCATCACTTTAGTGTCCGAACAAGATCGCGTTCCCAAGTGCTCCAAACCAAACTCTTCGGACCCTAAGCAAACCAATCAGCCCGACCCTGTGGTGAAGCCCACCTCTTCCAAGCCAGTCCCAAGCGGGCTCTCACACCTGGATGCCAAGCTCCAACACAGCCTCGCCAAGGACGACATCAAGGAAAACCTGGACCTGCACGCACGCGGGCCCCACAGGTGCCTCGGACAGAAGCCCACTCCCCACAAGGAAGCAGCACCCCCAAGCCCAGCCCCAGAAGCTGCCGTGGGCACCCAGCCTGTTCTGGAAGGAGCTGTCCGGCCTTCAGCATTCGTTCCAGTGGGGGAGCACAGACTCAAAGGGCAGGAGCTCACGGAAACTCCTGAAGCGCTGGCCCTGACCCACGCCCCTGCCAAAGCCTCCTCCTTCCACACCAAGTCTGCCTTCCACGCCCCCGGCTACCCCTGGAGAGCTGGCTCACctttcctcacacctgagttcccaCATAAAATCCCATCCACAAAGGGCTTTGGCGCCACTTCCCCGTATGTGCACCCCAGCATCACGGAGTACCCGCCTCATTTTTACACGGAGCATGGACTGGCCACCATCTACTCACCCTATCTACTCGCAGGGAACTCGCCCGAGTGTGACAGCCCCCTGCTGTCTGTCTACGGGGCCCAAGACCAAAGACACTTCCTGCCTCACCCAGGGCCCATCCCTAAGCACCTGAACCCGGCTCCATCCACATACGACCACTACAGATTCTTCCAGCAGTATCACTCCAGCCTGCCAATTCCTTACGGATTTTACAGACCCGAGTCTGCATTCTCCTCCTACGGCCTCAGACTCCCACCCGTGGCTGGCATTTCACGGGACCAAAGCTCACATCTACTGGAAGAAGCTGCCCTGGGTTACCAGGCCTTGAGTCCCTCCAAGTTAAACTCCTCCAACTCCCACAAAAAACACACAGAGTTGGAGAAGCAGAGTCCGACTCCCGAGGCTAAAGAACCTTCCAAAGATGGGCAAAGGGACACGGAAGGGACCAAAATGAGCCCACGCGCGGGCAGCGCGGCCACAGGCTCCCCGGGAAGGCCGAGTCCCACCAACTTCACACAGACAAGCCAGCCATGCGCTGGCCTGTGCGGCCTCTCAGATGCGCCCGCGTCCAGTGCCCCAGGAAGGATCCCACCACCTGAACAGGGCCTCGCAGCCTTCAAGCCCATCAAGAAGAACACGGAGCACCCACATTCCCAGGCCCCAGAAAACAGAGCGGTATCTCCGAAAAGGTAAGCGAGTCCATTTTCCAAACCtctgaagtaatgtctctggttggGCTCAGTCAGAGGGGATGGCAGTTGCCCAAACTCCCTGTGGGCAGGGTCCCTTAGCAAGGTCCCTGTGACGCCCTCTGTGTCTCTTCCAGCCTCGAGGCCTTGAGCACAGATGCTCCAACTCAGCTGGGGAGCCTGGAGGCCGCCCCCTCCAGCCCGGAGGACGGCTCCAGGGCGGCCCCGCTGAACCTGTCCACGAAACCAGAGGCTGAGCCGGCTGCCACGTGCAGCCCCGCCCATGGAGGATTCGTGGAGCCGCAGGACGCGCCCCTCAACCTCTCAGTGAAGGACCCCTGCAACGCCCTGACCTCAAGGCCCTCTGTGTGCAGCCCGCCTCGAGGAGCCGAGCCCgccgctgcccccaccccctctccaACTCAGCAGAGGGAACCTGCAAGTTCTGGGGACGGGCCTGACCCCAGCTCTGTGGAGGCCCCGGTGCCCAGCCCCACTGGGAAGGCCCAGGATATACGTGCAGCTGACAGCGATGAGCAGAAGCAGACGGCAGCCGTGGCCCTCTGCCAACTGGCAGCCTACAGCCCGGGGAATGTCGAGCCCGCGGCCCAGGAGCCCACCTGCCGGCCAGATGCACCCACCCCCAGGGCCCCAGAGAGCCAGGAGGCTCAGTGCGACCTCAGACCCAAAGGGCAAAAGAGGACGAGCcccagggaggtggggaagggccAGCAGGGATCCAAGAAGGCAAAGCCCAGTGACACAGCCAGAGTGTTCACACTCCGGAAGAGAACTCGGGTGTCTTAGAGCCGCTCCCGGGCAGCCAGAGCTGCAGCCACAAGACGACCTGCAATGTAGGCAAGACAGCAGCAAACCCCCACCTGGCCCTCACTTTTCTCGTCTGGTCATTTTGACACCTCAGTTGTCTTCTTCacaaaatagggggaaaaaaaaaagataaaactgcaACTCAATCCAGTTTTGTAAATATTAAGCATAAACGTTAAAAGGTGCTTCTGCTTCTGGCTGTAAAACATTTGAATGACTCACACTTTAGGACCTGATGCAAATTGTCAAATGAAACGCACAGGACCGAAAGGCAACTTTTAAGTGTTAGCATCTTAGAGGAActctctttaaaaatacttttcttatttttaattgtttttctattATGTCTACTATGTATTTCCAAGTAAAGAACAattactggggggaaaaaaatgccagGAAAAGACATTTCCGGTACTAGCATTACAGTGCTATATGTAAAAATGCTGTTTGTTATGACTGAATCACAGACAGCAAGAGGCTATTTATACAAGTAATTTATTTCCACCCGGAAGAACGCGTTGCGGGGAAGCCAGTCTCCACGTGCTCGGTCTTCACTACATTACAGTGCATCTTCTGACACATTCGGCTGGTTTTCCACTTCCTAAAATGATGTATATGTTGCTAATTCTCCAATAAACTCATAGGGAAAATTCAAGGTTACGTAAAAAGAAGATAAGCATAAATGCTGTGTtatattttgccacaataaataaactcaatgaaaaagaaaaagaacggAGGCAACAGCAATTAAAGCTGAGGTGGGGATGCCTCAGCGAGCGTGTGAGGGTGCGCGTGCGTCTGCTGTGCACCAGGGGTCATCAAGCCTGGGTGAGGGCACGTGCCTGGGGTACCTGTGGAGACCAAACatccagggcctcagtttcctaagcCGCCGCCTAAACAGCCACAGGGCCCCTCACCCTTCACAAGGGCCATTCCCCACTGTCCAGAGGGTGCCTCTCAAAAGCATAAGGTGTGGGGAGAGGGGGTCAAGAAAGGGCCTGGAAACGGTGGCATGGAGCTAAGCTGACTGGACTGAGTGAGCTCCCTCCACAAGACGGGAGGTTTCAACGCAACTCTGACCAACGCAGGGGCAGTCCCAATAGAGCCATCCAATGAGAACGAGCCGTTCCCAGTGACAAGCACGCACAACAAGGCTTCTCAGCGCTTAAGCCAAAAACTTACAAGCTTTAAATAAAAAGTTGCCTTGTTTTAGATATAAGCACTATTCACCGAAagactgtttagtcactaagtcgtgtccaactctagcaaactcatggactgtagcctgccaggctcctctgtccatggatttcccaggcaagaatacaagagtgggttgccatttccttctccaagagatctatCCAATCCAGtgatcaaatccgcatctcctctactggcaggcggattcataCCACAGAAAGACAGCCTGAACTAAAAATCCATCTAGTTGATAGTTGCATTTCAATAAGATATTATTTTCAGTTGTTTTGATCAAGATTATACTAATAACTAATTCTGTAAAAACTCAATCTAGAAAACTTCTTAAGCAATTAGTATCTTTTGGTAGAACAAAATGTGAAGAGCTGATGTCTGCGTTCACAGACATCCTCGTGCTGAAGACGCTTGACAGAGAGATCAATAGAAGATTCTCAAGCACAGAAACATGTTACATTAGGAAAAAATCCTCTGGGAGAAGTAAATGGAAATACAAGCTCAAGGAGACGAAGGATAAAGTCCCTGCATTTTAGATGGAGTATGGTGTATTCCAAGGCATCATGATGCCTGGATCCCACCAGACACATCCCAAGCAGTGATGCAGTAGCTGTGTTAAAACGACAGcattcatgggacttccctggtggtccagtggttacgactctgctCCCGAGGCAGGAGGccggggttcaatctctgggtcagggaactagatcccacatgctggaactaagacctggtacagccaaacaGTTTTTACAAGAAAGTTGTTTTAAataacaaggacttccctgaggatcaaggggttaagactccacctgcccATTAagaagacgcaggtttgatccctggtccaggaagagcccatgtgctgcggggcaactaaacccatcaccacaactactaagcctgctttctagagcccacacactgcaactactga
Coding sequences within it:
- the ZNF750 gene encoding zinc finger protein 750, giving the protein MSLLKERKPKKPHYIPRPPGKPFKYKCFQCPFTCNEKSHLFNHMKYGLCKNSITLVSEQDRVPKCSKPNSSDPKQTNQPDPVVKPTSSKPVPSGLSHLDAKLQHSLAKDDIKENLDLHARGPHRCLGQKPTPHKEAAPPSPAPEAAVGTQPVLEGAVRPSAFVPVGEHRLKGQELTETPEALALTHAPAKASSFHTKSAFHAPGYPWRAGSPFLTPEFPHKIPSTKGFGATSPYVHPSITEYPPHFYTEHGLATIYSPYLLAGNSPECDSPLLSVYGAQDQRHFLPHPGPIPKHLNPAPSTYDHYRFFQQYHSSLPIPYGFYRPESAFSSYGLRLPPVAGISRDQSSHLLEEAALGYQALSPSKLNSSNSHKKHTELEKQSPTPEAKEPSKDGQRDTEGTKMSPRAGSAATGSPGRPSPTNFTQTSQPCAGLCGLSDAPASSAPGRIPPPEQGLAAFKPIKKNTEHPHSQAPENRAVSPKSLEALSTDAPTQLGSLEAAPSSPEDGSRAAPLNLSTKPEAEPAATCSPAHGGFVEPQDAPLNLSVKDPCNALTSRPSVCSPPRGAEPAAAPTPSPTQQREPASSGDGPDPSSVEAPVPSPTGKAQDIRAADSDEQKQTAAVALCQLAAYSPGNVEPAAQEPTCRPDAPTPRAPESQEAQCDLRPKGQKRTSPREVGKGQQGSKKAKPSDTARVFTLRKRTRVS